One window from the genome of Prosthecobacter vanneervenii encodes:
- a CDS encoding LacI family DNA-binding transcriptional regulator: MNLKSLAQHLGISASTVSRVMAGRGDEFRIAKETQKHILDEAAAMGVRPDELARSLRLQSTRTLGLVIPDISNPFFAALARAVERRARAQGYTVLLADSQESAEVEAECIRMLVDRRIDGLILAPVGGESAHLKPLISSGLPLTQVDRVFTSLKTAAVVADNFAGACEAVRRLVKLGHKRIACLQGREDSSVIAERVRGYRAGLSEAGLRFEKRFLAGGEHSLAIAREHTLKLLDARPRPTAILALSNQLALGALEAVRERGLEIPNDLSLIAFDEQPWASLLSPPLTTLAQPVEDMGTVAVDRLCELIKRGGKPSRKALTTLPVRLIERASIGPKKKD; this comes from the coding sequence ATGAATCTCAAATCTCTCGCCCAGCATCTTGGTATTTCGGCCAGCACGGTTTCGCGTGTGATGGCGGGGCGGGGGGATGAGTTTCGGATCGCGAAGGAGACGCAGAAGCACATTCTGGATGAAGCGGCGGCGATGGGGGTGCGTCCGGATGAGCTAGCGCGGAGCCTGCGTCTGCAAAGCACGCGCACGCTGGGGCTGGTGATTCCGGACATCTCGAATCCGTTCTTTGCTGCGCTGGCGCGGGCGGTGGAGAGGCGTGCACGGGCGCAGGGCTACACGGTGTTGCTGGCTGATTCGCAGGAGTCCGCGGAGGTGGAGGCGGAGTGCATCCGCATGCTGGTGGATCGACGGATTGACGGGCTCATCCTTGCGCCAGTGGGAGGTGAGTCCGCGCACCTGAAACCTCTCATTTCATCCGGGCTGCCGCTGACGCAGGTGGATCGTGTGTTTACCTCGTTGAAGACGGCTGCTGTGGTGGCTGACAATTTTGCCGGAGCGTGTGAGGCTGTGAGGAGGCTGGTGAAGCTGGGGCACAAGCGCATCGCTTGCCTGCAGGGGAGGGAGGACAGCTCGGTTATTGCCGAGCGTGTGCGTGGCTATCGCGCCGGGTTGAGTGAAGCGGGGCTGCGGTTTGAGAAGAGGTTTCTGGCAGGTGGGGAGCATTCGCTGGCCATCGCTCGGGAGCACACGCTGAAGCTGCTGGACGCGCGGCCACGTCCCACGGCGATTCTCGCGCTGAGCAATCAGCTTGCGCTGGGGGCGCTGGAGGCGGTGCGTGAACGAGGGCTGGAGATCCCAAATGATCTCTCGCTGATCGCCTTTGATGAGCAGCCCTGGGCCTCGCTGCTCTCTCCGCCGCTGACAACTCTGGCGCAGCCGGTGGAGGACATGGGCACAGTGGCGGTGGACCGCCTGTGCGAGCTGATCAAGCGAGGCGGAAAGCCATCCCGGAAGGCGCTGACGACGCTGCCGGTGCGGTTGATCGAGCGCGCGTCCATCGGGCCCAAGAAGAAAGATTGA